A segment of the Pithys albifrons albifrons isolate INPA30051 chromosome 26, PitAlb_v1, whole genome shotgun sequence genome:
aagagcaTGCACAACTACTAAAAGTCAAGACCAAAATGACAGAAACAAAGTGCAGGATTTTTGGTTTTAGTGAATAATAAAATTATGACCTTTATGCACAAAAGGAGCTTTAAGGAGAGTGTTGGTAACGTACAGCTGAGATGGGAATCTTGACTGGGAAAAAAGGGCACGTGGAAAACAAATGAGAACATCTGGTGATACCTAAACAATAACAAGGAGAAGAACAATGTTTTAACTAAACAACACATAATTCAGCCAATTAGGTGGGTGGTAGTACTGAAGTGACATTTAAAGtcattgtttgaaaaaaatcagaaagtcaAGTTGTTCAGATAAGCAGTTGATTCTTGGACCTTTTTAACAGTCCAAAATTCCTACACCATATAAGTCAATTCATTTAGCTTGGTTAAGGCACTATCCATTTCAGGTGCTATACAGCACAGTACGTTTTATCACTAAGAAAAAGTAGTTTAGTTGACATTATACAAAAAAATGGTGTAGGAATGAGAAAGTTGTAATATCTCTTGTATATAAATCTAACACATTTCTTGGATATTTTGGCTCAGTATGAAATAGGTCACTCAAATGAGTAGGCACCACAAAGAAACAATAATATGTTACAATGTGATGCTTCATAGTATTGAAAATTATGTGTTATGAACTCATCTATGTagtgaattttcttctttttttttttaacaggtgTGCTGTGGACCGCCATCCAACAGATGTAAAAATCAATTTAACTATACTTTGCTCAGATTCAAATGGAAATGTTATAGGCACCGAGGCGTTGGCTAGATAAATCaacgtttattttattttataaggaaaaaaaaggttaatagcatttattaaaaaaaaggtagtgattttattaagtgatttcagtatccagctctgtaggccttagcctcagtgattgcagcgtccagctctgtaggccttagcctcagtgattacagctctttgtgaaggcaaggagaggagcaacacagtgcttgcaggatagcagagcaccgggtgacccaggagaccagctcccaaaGGTTCACATCTGGCTCTCatccagggctctgcttatattcactttttctggcgtaggccacgccccctttgcgcaggcgcagtttccatgtgttacaTAACAGTTTCGCAATCGCTTCTCGTTTGCGCAGGCTCAGTTCTGTGCGTTGTAACAGTTGCAGTCCTCAACCAGGTCCGGCCGTGTTTCGCAATACCTTTTGCCTCATGGTGCCCAGGAGTGGGGGGGGTTTCCATGTGGCTGTACAGTCCGGGGTACTTGGCAAGGGACAAACTGCAGGCTTTGGCATGATGTCCTGTTCGGTcgtacacagcaggaagggttgcAATGCTGTACGTTCAGACGGGGGTCGGCTCGTGCCGAGCCGGCGCCCGCTGGCATGCTTGGTCGCAGGCTCCCCACGCTGGTTCAGCTTTTAGCATGGGCGGCGGGACTGCCCCGGTGGGGCTGCTTTGTCCGGCAGCGTGGCTAGCTGGAGAAACTCCCCAGGGCGGCGGCTATCTCTGCTGGTCCACCTCCACTGCgctcctgccttggcatggggtagctggggccaggtgtgggggctgcacagccttcctttgggGGGGGACTGGcggggagcttggcagggcttgCGCTGTGGGTGACCGTGGTACTGGGACTTTTGGGGGTGCTCTGTGGGACCTGGTTTCCAGCGACACGGCTGGCAGGCACCTTGGCAGAATATGGAGACAGCCAGGGCTTTCCAGCACGGCTGGCGTGAGGGTCGGGACTGACTGGGGCCgtaggggaaaagagaaaaactggtggctctgagttttgggtgttttgggagtgaaaccgggcatgtatggccaggaaaggcttgtaccgggaaagatggagaggctgagaggaagtgggggtttttcccggGTGCTGGCTTAGGAGGGGAACGGGACAAACTgggggggtttgcagggcacgGGTCTTCCCCGGAGATTCAGTGGGGGGGGTTTTGGCTAGCAGGGTCCCGGTGTGACAATGTGGctgaggagaagaagggaattctCAGGGCTAGAAAcggtaaaaaaaaaggcagggaggtatttttcttagcagggcgaaactgtttggggctagaaaaacctgtaggggaaggaggggggaaggcaccgGGCTGAGAGGTATCGAAACTGGggaatctttccttttctccacagtGAGTACCCTACATTCCTTGTTAAGCACCGAGCCATTCTCCGATAAGGCATTGTTCTTTCTGCCGGgaagctgtctttctggtttttacaaTCCTCCAagttttcaggcatatttaattttacatttaaaacaaaattaaaaatactatttgatttggtttctagcaaattaattaattcatctatTACAGAAAGAACAGATCTTCAGCGAGAATCTTACAAATGATAAAGGGTAAAGACTATGGTAAGTTCCATCCAGCATAAAgctgctgggaacagccagTTACAGTGCCCATGGAATGACAAATAGGAAGTAGGGGAGAATAGATACAGGACTGTATAGCCATGATAGGAAACTTACTGCATAGCTAGAACAGATAACCTACCAGAGATAGAACTTCTGAAAAGTTACATCATTTCAAGACAGAACTTCAAGGTACAAGCAGATAAAAGATGCAGGACAAACCAAAATTTAAATGACTCCATTCTTGTTGGTGTAGAATATGTTCTAAATAAGGTTCAACAAATTTGACAGTTGTTAGTCTGTCCAGGATCAAACTGTTGCTGCATATATTGGCTCATAAAGAGAAGATTTTGGAATATCAGGAAGTGATGAAAATGTAATCTTAGTCATTCATAAATAACCTTTTAAGGCAGAATGGAAACCTCATGTAATGTGCTTCCTATAATGGAAAAAGTGAGATGGACAACAACAGACCGCAACCAAACAGGGCAATGACTGAGCTGTTTAAACGTTACCAAACTAAAAAACTTAGAAAAATGCACTCTGCTACTACTTCATAATAAATGACAGGTTTGGCTTAGGTTAAAAAGGATGAATATACTCAGTTAGGGACTGCAAATTATGAAAGTGTTTCACCTTCCCTCTGAATTAGTATGATTGTCAGTCACATTTTTAGTTTAATGTTTAACTCATACTCACTCAGATCACTTGCTAGTTCAGAGGAGCCAGGTGACAGTTCCTATGAGCTCTCATCCACCTTGACTGACCATTTAGCAGCTCGTAAATCCAGGGTGGTAAGATGTGACAAATGCCAATGGTGTGTAAAGGCATTGAGAACTGGTCTGTCGCCTGGAATGCAgcattttccagttttattcacatgccctgtgcccccacctGTAATTTACTtaaacagcaaagcagctgtgctgaCTAGAATAGCACACAATAGTATAATGCAATTGTAGTACTTTAGTTATtgtgtgtattttctgtgtCCATTTTATAAAAGCCAAACCAAAGAATAATATTTGGTTAACCACTGCTCCAATGGAATTTTGACTGCATCTTTATTGCAGAGTAAACTAAGCAATATTGTGTCTATACAGAACAGCTCGTCAATATTAATACTAGGCTGTGGGTCAATTGCTTCAATAAAAAGAGTTCATCATCCTTTTCTCCCCTATAAAATTTCAGCTCTTACTCTTGTAGAATAATCTGGGAAATGCATTTATCAAAGGCTTGCAGATAGCCTTctgactaaaataaaaattgttccTATAAACCAAAATGGTCTATTGGCTGcggcttttatttaaaattatgcagTTATCATGTCAAATTGAATCTACTTTTACCCTAAACAGCACTGGATTGTGTGAATAGGAACATATGCACTGAAACTTCCTTGAATAATTATTTGATAGGGTAAAATTCTGCAgttttgtgaaaaaaagaataaaaaatgtaCAGGAATTGCAGCTACAGCaacagcataaaataaaatgccacaAGAAGCTACAACCAGTAATACTAGTGTTTTATGGGATGTAACACACTTACCATGTTTAAAACGGTGAATTTGAAAGAGTTTCTCAAACCACTGAAAggctttgaaaacaaattctgtTGAAAATCATTGGAATTTCTGCCCTTAGTTAGTGGACTTTGAAGTGAAGGGGAGTAACTGTATTCCTGAAGTTCAGATGATCCATTTTGCAGACTGTATTGACACTAGAAATTAATAGCAGCAACAACACCTATTTCAATAGAACACCAGCCTAATCTTTGTGTAGTTTTACTGTCCCAGGTTGTAGACATTGGGAGAAAGCAACTATAGCCTCTCCTGAAAATCTCTAATGGATTGTTTCAGAAACAgactttgttttaattttataattttttttaatgttccatttctgattttttttaaatgcttcaatTCTGCATCTTGAATCTTTTAGTATCTTTTTTCTTCAAGTAATGTCATTTTCATAAATGTGAATCAGTGTGAGACTGCATATGATCTAATGCTACGGTAGTTCCTTTTTAGAAAGTGAGCCTTCACTTTTGGAATTCAAACCATTTAGCAGTGGATCCCTGGTTGGTGGATTTGTCTATCGAGGCTGCCAGTCCGAAAGACTCTATGGAAGTTACGTATTTGGAGACCGCAATGGGTAAGTGTCTTGTACCTCACTCTTAACCAAAAATGCATACAGGGTATATGCAGTCACTCAGCTTCCTGTACGAAGGAATGCCACAAGTCTTGAATATTGTGCCACATTGCCAGTTTAGCACTGTGATGAATGCAGATTAAATTCTACGTTTGGAAATAAAACAGCACAGCATTCTAATGAATGGTGACATACATAACATACCTAATTCTTGGGGAAAAGTACAAAGATACTCACATCATGGCACTCTTGAGATTTAAGTGCTACATATTCTTGCATGCCTCTTTTACATTATGATGGGAATAACTGTTAATCATGGATCTGTTTCCCAAACAAACTGGTAAGACATGGAAAAGTTTTGGGGGTTTATGGACACATCACTGATTGAGCAACATGAATGTTTCTTTAATGAATGGGCATAGTTTCCCCATAGCAAATAGCTGACTATTTACAAATGATTGTGTAGTACAGTTCGAACACAATTTTGCAATGTTTGAATGACTGCATGGCTTTtaagcatctgaaaaataatggGCAGGAAATCATAAGACAGTGAACTGCATAGATGTATCTATGGAGTTACTTGCAGCAGGTGTCTGCTTACTTGTCTGGACAATGGAACCAAAAAAGAGGTGGCCGGACTTGATCCAGGGGTTGTGCAGAATAGTTTTGCTTTTCCGTCTGTCTTTAAACATAGCCcccaaaataaaatacctttaaatGATGTCATACATTACAGTTCAGGGGGTATTggctgaaaaaaacatttttaccacttctgattttatttcttctgactTAATAGAGAGAaatttgtaaatgaaaaaatattggaGGTTGATAGATGTTGTTTTAGAAAGTAAAGGAGTGACTGCTAGGAAGCGCTGCTGAAGCTTGGTAAGAAGGGCAGGTGCCATAGAGATaccagcccagagctgctccctcaggCTGTAGGCACCACGGCCCTGCAGCTGTACCTTCTTAGGGGTCTGTCCTGACCTGGAAGGGGGTGTTATGGGGTGGGGAGGTAGTGATACACAGGAGGAAAACCTGCAAACTGAGTTATGAGTTTGAGAATTAAACAACCCAGAGAGAACTTCAGAGAGAACAATGTAACATGCTTTTTTGTGCCTGTGCTCTGAAGGAATTTCCAGCAATGACAAACATACTTATGAGGTCATATAACAGGGATTTTCTGCCAATGACAGTAATTTTTAGCTGTTGCAAGTATGTTCTACAAGAGTTTCAGATGGTGCTatggagcagaggcagcaactGCACCACCTCCTCTGGGAGGCTCCTGCTGGGCACGGACCACAGTTCCTGTTTGGGTGGTGGCTGCAAACCCGGGTCTGGTGGGGAAACAAGTGTGTGAGCAGTGGGCAAGACAGGACACTTTGGGGCTAGTTAGAGCCTGGATCCATCTGTTATTTGGTACATTTTAGCTTTACTTAATATGTTACTTTGCAGCACGCAAAGCAATGAAGAATGGGAAAAGTCCAGTTATTAGTGATAATACCAACATCCATGCTTGGGAAATGAAGCCATATGTGATAATGGTAGGGAAATTCTGATTTATACTTTTTATATGCTCAGCTGTGATATTGGCAAGGTGATCTGACTGAAATGGTTCTTAACATGgctaaaaataattacttcaaTTTTCCCATTGTTCTCTAATTGTAGCGGATATTGTGGATATTGTGACAAAGTAGGGGCAGAGGTGTCAGTGTAGTTGTTTTAGCCAGTCAGCTCTACTGTAGTGAAAGCAAAATGTCTTGAAAAGATTAACAGTTTGAACCTCCCCTGTTACTTCTTGGCCATCAAGATGTCCCCCCTTCCCTGGTAGTGACATGAATTGAACAGTTCTGTCAACTGTTTGTTGACAAATATATCAAGATATGACTTACAATTGTAGTTCATGAGTTGTGAAAAATACACCATACAAAGTCTTCAAAGACATATGGTGTCTGTCAGTAGCTCTGGCAGAGATGGCAATATTTTTAGTAGTTTCATAGATTTAAGACCTTGGTTGGTAGAtttccctgcctccttccctcagctcaaaacaaaagcaatcaATAACTGTatttaatacatatatatatatatgtatatgtgtatttttctgtgtatgtatatatgtatgtgtgtatgtacatacctgtacacacacaaatatgttgctttactttgaaaaaaatggaatgcTGTAGACTCAATGACTGTGAATAACATGACTAACAGATGTTGACCTCACAATCCCAAAAACTCCAGATTGGTGTGGTGAACCTGTAGCTGTTAAGCCATAAGTGACTTCAGAGAGGTCAAGTGCCAAGATGCCATTGCCATGTGGGATGGAGACTGGGGCAATGCTGAGGCAAGTTTTTCTGGGAAACCCAAGTCCTTTGATGTAGAAGGAATGGACTAGCTGGGACTCAGACCAGCACTGTGGTGGCAGCCATGGCTATCATCCTCTCTCTGACTCCTGCCACATAGCATGGATACATCTTCTGGCCTGGTAAAATCTCAGGGGGTCTGTAAGATTGTCTATTCCTGAGCTCAGCAGCCACACATCTAAAACTTGTGTCCTTCAGGCACGTGAAAATAGATACAAGGTTACATTCCAAGAACCAGATACATCATGGAAGTTCAATGTTCAAGAACTGACAAGGtacatattttctctttgataTAACAGATAGCTTTCCATTTTGTTGATGTTTCCTGAGAACGAACagtcttcttcctcctcataTACCCTGAAATGTAGCCTAGTAAATGACAACAGAAAATGTTGTGGAAAACTTCTATTACCAAGTACCTGTTCTGTAGTGAAATCAGCCCTGAAAGGGCCCAAAACTGTGCTCAAATGAGACAGGCAGTAGAAAAAGTAACACAGCCTGAAACATGTTTCTATGCTGCAGGCTTCTTGGGGCAGAAACCCTGattttcattctgtattttgAGCAACAGTCTCTGTGTTTGACACAAAACCATATGTAAGCACTACAGACAATATTCAGACTTCTGTTCTTAAAAATATAACCATAAAAAATTATGGCTTGCTGTAGCGTGCAGGGATGTTATATTAAATGTGGTTAAGAAATGGGGTTCTGGAGAATCTTTGTAAAgatctcacacacacacaagagaTACAATGAATATATCAACTGTGCATGATGTGGTAGGATATAGAGGCAGCCAAATGTGGCTCCAAGTGTGTTAATTGGACCAGTGACTGCAGGGTTAATGATTacatcaccaaaaaaaaacTTATGCAGGCTAATTTCCTAGCCTTTAACCAACCTGATGTACACATTACAGTGAATTCCCATCTGCCAAAACCAGAAGCTAACACATGCTAATTTATTTGTTACTACAAGAAAAAAGGGCATGAGTACTTCATTCTGATGGATGGATTTGTTTGTACCATCTAGGAATTCTAATCAAAATTAGCACTGCTCCTTTCTGTGTATGATGGAGACAAAGCTCTGCTCCTTTCTGTGTGTGATGGACACAAGGGGCAGAGGGCCTGGCCCAGAGAGCTGGCTGCAGGCCCCAGGCATGGGCTGCACCTGTGCAGGGCTCTGGCGGCTGCAGGAACTTGAGCCCACTTCACAAgtgggatgctgcagctggCAGCCTGCTTTGTTACTGTCATACTCATTCCCCCATGGAAAAACACACACTGAGCAATGCAGCATTTGCACAATACAAGGTTTTGAAACTATCGACGCAGGAACAAACATAGTTTCTAGATCACAAAGTGTGCCTCACAGAGCTAAATGGCAAACCCAAAGATAATCAGCGTTTGCAAACTCACAAACAGAAATTCCTGGTGAACTTTTGAAAAACAATTCCCGCTAAGCTGTGGAGAGACTGTGACTGTTTCTACTCTATCCATAAAGCTCTGCATGTTTAAGTGCCATGTTCACCTCCCTCTCAAACTTGTCATTTAAACATCTGCCCTGGAGCCTGAGCCACATCATGTATGATTTTTTACTACTTGCACTCAAGCAACAACACTTTTTGACCTCTATATTTGCTGATAAGTCAGTGTCTGCGCTGGCTGCAGACCTTGTCTGCATTTCTCCAGATGTACAAAAGCTCACCCTGAGGCTAACAAGTTGTTAGTACTAAACCCCAGCAATACTCATATAAAATACTACACAAGTCTTCCACATAACATCTGTATAActctttaatttcaaaatacttgTCAACTTCTTATGTCCTGGCTGCCCAAAAATATACCGATGTTACATTTTCCAGCAGTCATAATAATATTCTTAATAAATAGGTGGAAGTAAACAACAATTTGTCAAAAATGGGGTAGAAACAGGTCAGTGGAGACATGAACCATTGTCGTGATCCTGGACCTATCAGGAACCTTAGCAAGCTGAAGATAATTTCTAGTACACAGACAGCTAAATACTTGTATTTTCTGTTAATGTTGACTCTACAGAAGAAATATTCATCATGTCCCTCGGGAAAAGATACAACGGATGAAAGAACAATATGAGCACAATGTTACCTTCCAGAGTGTTCTTCGGTCTGAAAAACCAAGCAGAGATGAGGGAAGCTACAGTGGACCAAATGCAGCTTATGGCATGGGTACCCATACCAATCCCCTTCCGGCCTTCTCAAGGAGAAGACCTCACATGGCACGTACAAACAACATGACTTTTAACTGAAGAGGTGTATTCCTTGGT
Coding sequences within it:
- the LOC139683043 gene encoding NEDD4-binding protein 2-like 1 isoform X2, whose protein sequence is MIKGKDYESEPSLLEFKPFSSGSLVGGFVYRGCQSERLYGSYVFGDRNGRNIHHVPREKIQRMKEQYEHNVTFQSVLRSEKPSRDEGSYSGPNAAYGMGTHTNPLPAFSRRRPHMARTNNMTFN
- the LOC139683043 gene encoding NEDD4-binding protein 2-like 1 isoform X1, with translation MKVSLHFWNSNHLAVDPWLVDLSIEAASPKDSMEVTYLETAMARKAMKNGKSPVISDNTNIHAWEMKPYVIMARENRYKVTFQEPDTSWKFNVQELTRRNIHHVPREKIQRMKEQYEHNVTFQSVLRSEKPSRDEGSYSGPNAAYGMGTHTNPLPAFSRRRPHMARTNNMTFN